A single genomic interval of Terriglobus albidus harbors:
- a CDS encoding dipeptidase yields the protein MRFSLPIAIAAGSLFLASTVYSQQTATRKKAMQSDPTKVHAEALVIDTHADTPQRFVDEHWDFFEPLNGGMVNYESAKKGNLDAEFFSIWVDPSQYPANRSAVRTFSLIDGVLEQVRKHPDKMALCRTPDEILAAHKAGKFVACMGIEGGHSIENNLGLLRDYYRLGVRYMTLTWSNTNDWADSSGDIDDPTVKHHNGLTDFGKQVVAEMNRLGMMVDISHVADKTFWDVVEVTKAPLLASHSSARALTQAGRNLTDYQLRAVAKTNGVVMVNLFPAFIDEKWRQAWNDCKADRQKEQDALEAEYHAKGLPVPYTASDAIDRKYAAKVGRAPFDSLIDHFDHVIKVAGIDHVGIGTDFDGIPQPPGGIDSAADLPKITAALMARGYTADDMKKLLGGNLIRVFREVQAKADPSFQ from the coding sequence ATGAGATTCTCTCTCCCCATCGCCATCGCTGCTGGAAGCCTGTTCCTTGCATCAACCGTTTATAGCCAGCAGACCGCAACTCGAAAGAAGGCTATGCAATCAGACCCCACCAAAGTTCATGCCGAAGCTCTTGTCATTGACACCCACGCCGACACACCGCAGCGCTTTGTCGACGAACACTGGGACTTCTTTGAGCCGCTGAACGGCGGCATGGTGAACTACGAGTCCGCCAAAAAGGGCAACCTCGATGCCGAGTTCTTTTCCATCTGGGTTGATCCGTCGCAGTATCCGGCCAACCGCTCGGCAGTACGCACTTTTTCCTTGATCGACGGCGTTCTGGAACAGGTACGCAAACACCCGGATAAGATGGCTCTGTGCCGTACTCCCGACGAGATTCTCGCCGCACATAAGGCCGGCAAGTTCGTCGCCTGCATGGGGATCGAGGGCGGCCACTCCATTGAGAACAACCTCGGCCTGCTGCGTGACTACTACCGCCTCGGGGTTCGTTACATGACCCTTACCTGGTCCAATACCAATGACTGGGCAGACTCCTCGGGCGATATCGACGACCCCACCGTAAAACACCACAACGGGCTGACCGACTTCGGCAAACAGGTAGTCGCGGAGATGAACCGCCTTGGCATGATGGTCGACATCTCGCATGTTGCCGACAAGACTTTCTGGGATGTGGTTGAGGTCACCAAAGCTCCGCTGCTGGCCTCTCACTCCTCAGCTCGAGCTCTGACTCAAGCCGGCCGCAACCTTACCGACTACCAGCTTCGCGCCGTCGCGAAGACGAACGGGGTGGTGATGGTAAACCTGTTCCCCGCCTTCATCGACGAGAAGTGGAGACAAGCGTGGAACGACTGTAAGGCCGATCGCCAGAAGGAACAGGACGCACTCGAAGCCGAATACCACGCCAAAGGCCTTCCAGTTCCCTATACGGCATCCGACGCAATCGATCGCAAATATGCAGCAAAGGTAGGACGCGCACCGTTTGATTCGCTGATCGATCACTTTGACCACGTCATCAAGGTGGCCGGCATCGACCATGTAGGCATCGGCACTGACTTCGACGGCATTCCGCAGCCTCCTGGAGGCATCGATTCCGCGGCCGACCTCCCGAAGATCACAGCAGCACTGATGGCCCGAGGATACACCGCGGATGACATGAAGAAACTACTTGGCGGCAACCTGATTCGCGTCTTCCGCGAGGTTCAGGCGAAGGCTGATCCTTCGTTTCAGTAA
- a CDS encoding peptidylprolyl isomerase produces MVRAFVLSVSLAATAFAQQQTPTPPKPADDLPDTPSTTAQIARDAIPNGPTAVIDTSMGRLTCRFFQKEAPVTVANFIGLAEGTKDWLDPVSQKRMHNTRFYDGTTFHRVIPRFMIQGGDRAGNGTGDPGYFFADEFTPTLTFNQPGRLAMANSGPSTNGSQFFITEAPVMELNGKHTIFGQCDEHSVATVQAIARVPTNPNDKPLTPVTINKVTIVPEGQPLPPDPMAPPAAAPSTPQTN; encoded by the coding sequence ATGGTTCGTGCTTTCGTCCTTAGTGTTTCGCTCGCTGCCACCGCGTTTGCCCAGCAGCAGACGCCGACCCCGCCCAAGCCCGCCGACGATCTGCCGGACACGCCGAGCACTACCGCTCAGATCGCGCGTGACGCCATACCGAACGGTCCCACGGCTGTCATCGATACCTCTATGGGCCGGCTGACCTGCCGTTTCTTCCAGAAGGAAGCCCCTGTCACCGTCGCCAATTTCATCGGTCTGGCTGAAGGCACCAAAGACTGGCTCGACCCGGTCAGCCAGAAGCGCATGCACAACACGCGTTTCTACGACGGCACCACCTTCCATCGCGTAATTCCACGTTTCATGATCCAGGGCGGCGACCGCGCCGGCAACGGCACCGGCGACCCGGGCTACTTCTTCGCCGATGAGTTCACGCCCACCCTCACCTTCAACCAGCCGGGACGTCTGGCCATGGCCAACTCCGGTCCCAGCACCAATGGGAGCCAGTTCTTTATCACCGAAGCTCCTGTCATGGAACTGAATGGAAAGCACACCATCTTCGGCCAGTGCGATGAACACTCGGTCGCTACGGTGCAGGCCATTGCCCGGGTTCCTACTAATCCCAACGACAAACCGCTGACACCGGTGACCATCAACAAGGTCACCATCGTTCCCGAAGGACAGCCCCTGCCGCCAGATCCCATGGCGCCGCCTGCTGCCGCTCCATCCACACCGCAGACGAATTAG
- a CDS encoding peptidylprolyl isomerase → MSTRTPGTYAVFNTSEGTFVCSLFEKDAPQTVANFIGLAEGTKDWNSPSKKGAKLYDGTVFHRVIPDFMIQGGDPEGSGMGGPGYRFADETKGSPHGFQEKGKLAMANAGPNTNGSQFFVTVAPTSWLTGRHTIFGEVVEGYDVVEKISKVSTAAMDRPKKDVTIDSVVIERVA, encoded by the coding sequence ATGTCGACTCGCACCCCCGGCACGTATGCCGTTTTCAATACCTCTGAGGGAACCTTTGTCTGCAGTCTTTTCGAGAAGGACGCTCCGCAGACCGTCGCCAACTTCATCGGCCTGGCCGAAGGCACCAAAGACTGGAACTCCCCCTCGAAGAAGGGCGCCAAGCTGTATGACGGCACCGTCTTCCATCGCGTGATCCCCGACTTCATGATCCAGGGCGGCGATCCTGAGGGCTCCGGTATGGGCGGCCCCGGCTACCGCTTTGCAGATGAGACCAAGGGCAGCCCGCACGGCTTCCAGGAGAAGGGCAAACTGGCGATGGCCAATGCCGGCCCGAACACCAACGGCAGCCAGTTCTTCGTCACTGTTGCTCCTACCTCCTGGCTGACCGGCCGTCACACCATCTTCGGTGAGGTTGTCGAGGGCTACGACGTCGTGGAGAAGATCAGCAAGGTCTCCACAGCCGCCATGGATCGCCCCAAAAAGGACGTCACGATCGACTCCGTGGTCATCGAGCGCGTCGCCTAA
- the mdh gene encoding malate dehydrogenase, which translates to MRKKITIVGAGNVGATAANWIVGKELGDVVLLDVTEGIPQGKALDLLEAMPIEKRDCSIIGTNDYAETANSDVVVITAGIPRKPGMSRDDLLQTNFKIMSDVVAKVVAGSPNCILVVVSNPLDAMAQTAFKQSGFPRERVIGMAGVLDSARFRTFIAEELHVSVENVTAFVLGGHGDTMVPLPRYSTVAGIPITELIAPDRLEALVQRTRDGGAEIVKHLKTGSAYYAPSAAAVEMVEAILKDKKKILPCAVYLQGEYGINGLYVGVPVKLGEKGVEQIIEIKLAPEEQAALNRSADAVKELCDVIGMA; encoded by the coding sequence GTGCGGAAAAAAATCACGATTGTTGGTGCAGGGAACGTAGGCGCAACGGCTGCAAACTGGATCGTAGGAAAAGAACTCGGTGATGTGGTGCTGCTCGATGTGACCGAAGGCATTCCACAGGGCAAGGCGCTGGACCTTCTGGAGGCCATGCCGATCGAGAAACGCGACTGCTCCATCATCGGTACAAACGACTATGCGGAGACAGCAAACTCCGATGTCGTGGTGATTACCGCAGGCATTCCCCGTAAGCCGGGCATGAGCCGTGATGACCTGCTGCAGACTAACTTCAAGATCATGAGCGACGTCGTGGCAAAGGTCGTTGCCGGCTCGCCCAACTGTATCCTGGTCGTCGTCTCCAACCCGCTCGACGCCATGGCTCAGACAGCCTTCAAACAGAGCGGCTTCCCCCGGGAGCGCGTGATTGGCATGGCGGGTGTTCTGGACTCGGCCCGCTTCCGGACCTTCATTGCGGAAGAGCTGCATGTCTCCGTTGAGAACGTAACAGCCTTCGTCCTGGGTGGCCACGGCGACACCATGGTGCCGCTGCCGCGTTACTCAACTGTCGCCGGCATCCCGATCACGGAACTCATCGCTCCGGACCGTCTGGAGGCCTTGGTGCAGCGGACGCGCGATGGCGGCGCAGAGATCGTGAAGCATCTCAAGACGGGTTCGGCGTACTACGCCCCCTCCGCCGCAGCGGTAGAGATGGTGGAAGCCATCCTGAAAGACAAAAAGAAGATCCTGCCCTGTGCGGTCTATCTGCAGGGCGAATACGGCATCAATGGCCTGTACGTTGGTGTCCCGGTCAAACTCGGCGAAAAGGGCGTGGAGCAGATTATCGAGATCAAGCTCGCACCCGAGGAGCAGGCTGCGCTGAACCGTAGTGCGGATGCCGTGAAAGAGTTGTGTGACGTGATCGGCATGGCCTAG
- the mqo gene encoding malate dehydrogenase (quinone) yields MSIEIAPRERVDVVLIGAGVMSATLGTLLRQVDPSLSIVCFESLDRVAAESSDAWNNAGTGHSAFCELNYTPQKSDGSVSISKAIQINQQFQESLQFWTYLVEQGKITCPHEFITKVPHLSFVTTDKSVSFLRKRYEALSKNLLFREMEYTEDKAKIAEWIPLMMDGRDMSRSMAATRVDHGTDVDFGALTRKLFAYLLKGKQSRLFLRHRVTSIGRGKDCRWHVHVKNLQTGRAATVCARFVFIGAGGGALPLLQEAGIDEGSGYGGFPVSGQWLRCVNPEVIEQHSAKVYGKASVGAPPMSVPHLDMRMTGGKKELLFGPYAGFTTKFLKHGSYLDMIKSVRPGNLYPMIKAGLDNVDLTKYLVKEVMQSPQDRLKSLRKFVPNARLEDWELAIAGQRVQIIKSHAEKGGVLEFGTEVIRDNEGSIAALLGASPGASTAVSIMLGMLQKGITVIKPELAKTRLAELIPSFGKKLDQEPALLDQITAQARTALRIG; encoded by the coding sequence ATGTCGATTGAAATTGCTCCGCGGGAGCGGGTAGACGTCGTGTTGATTGGCGCCGGTGTGATGTCGGCGACGCTGGGAACGCTGCTGCGCCAGGTTGATCCATCGTTGTCGATAGTCTGTTTCGAGAGTCTGGATCGTGTGGCGGCCGAGAGCAGCGATGCCTGGAACAACGCCGGCACCGGCCACTCCGCATTCTGCGAGCTGAACTACACGCCGCAGAAGTCCGACGGTTCAGTAAGCATCTCCAAGGCCATCCAGATCAATCAGCAGTTCCAGGAGTCACTGCAATTTTGGACGTATCTGGTGGAACAGGGCAAGATCACCTGCCCGCATGAGTTCATTACCAAGGTGCCTCACCTGAGCTTCGTTACGACGGACAAGAGCGTCAGCTTCCTGCGCAAGCGGTATGAAGCGCTAAGCAAAAACCTGCTCTTCCGCGAGATGGAGTACACCGAGGACAAAGCCAAAATCGCCGAGTGGATTCCTCTGATGATGGACGGCCGCGATATGAGCCGTTCCATGGCCGCCACGCGCGTGGATCATGGCACGGATGTCGATTTCGGAGCGCTCACCCGCAAGCTCTTTGCCTATCTGCTGAAGGGCAAGCAGTCGCGTCTCTTTCTTCGCCATCGCGTCACCAGTATCGGCAGAGGCAAGGACTGCCGCTGGCATGTGCACGTGAAGAATCTGCAGACCGGCCGCGCGGCCACTGTCTGCGCACGCTTTGTTTTCATCGGCGCCGGTGGCGGCGCGCTGCCTCTCCTGCAGGAGGCCGGTATCGACGAAGGCAGCGGTTACGGCGGCTTTCCGGTCAGCGGACAGTGGCTCCGCTGCGTGAATCCTGAGGTGATTGAGCAGCACTCCGCGAAGGTCTACGGCAAGGCATCGGTTGGAGCTCCGCCCATGTCGGTGCCTCACCTTGACATGCGCATGACCGGCGGCAAGAAAGAGCTACTCTTCGGGCCGTATGCCGGCTTTACGACCAAGTTCCTAAAGCACGGATCGTATCTGGACATGATCAAGTCAGTACGTCCTGGCAACCTCTATCCGATGATCAAGGCGGGGCTCGATAACGTCGACCTCACCAAGTACCTGGTGAAAGAGGTCATGCAGTCTCCGCAGGACCGCCTGAAGAGCCTGCGCAAGTTCGTCCCCAATGCCCGCCTGGAAGACTGGGAGTTGGCGATTGCGGGACAGCGTGTGCAGATCATCAAGTCGCATGCGGAGAAGGGCGGAGTGCTCGAGTTCGGAACCGAGGTCATTCGCGACAATGAGGGCTCGATTGCGGCACTGCTGGGAGCATCGCCAGGCGCCTCGACCGCGGTCAGCATCATGCTGGGTATGCTGCAGAAGGGAATTACGGTGATCAAGCCGGAGCTTGCAAAGACAAGGCTCGCGGAACTGATTCCGTCCTTCGGCAAGAAGCTCGATCAGGAGCCGGCATTGCTGGACCAGATCACGGCGCAGGCGCGCACCGCGCTCCGGATTGGATAA
- a CDS encoding NADP-dependent isocitrate dehydrogenase — MQESYNGIAVPKDGEAIQYVDGKYIVPDKPIIPFIEGDGTGRDIWKASQRVFDAAVEKAYGGKRQVKWYEVLAGEKSYRQTSNWLPDDTVKATVDYRVSIKGPLTTPVGGGIRSLNVALRQLMDLYSCVRPVKYYTGVPSPVKHPEKCNIVIFRENTEDIYAGIEFREGTPEAQKFVSFVNDEMLKGGKKKIRLDSGVGVKPISITGSKRLVRSAINYAIKNGLKTVTLVHKGNIQKFTEGAFREWGYEVATQEFRDLTVTERESWILGNLDANPNLTPEENAALVEPGIEFAPKEFGDSVIAEVKQVLAEIGASHGGGKWKSKIMVNDRIADSIFQQIIIRPSDYQVLATTNLNGDYISDAAAAQVGGLGIAPGANIGDGYAVFEATHGTAPKYADKDVINPGSVMLSGVMMFDFLGWTEAARLIENSMEETIKQKYVTYDFERQMEGATKVKTSEFATRMIENMDKVASK; from the coding sequence ATGCAAGAGAGCTACAACGGTATTGCGGTCCCCAAGGACGGCGAGGCGATTCAGTACGTCGATGGCAAATACATCGTGCCCGACAAGCCCATCATTCCGTTTATCGAGGGTGACGGTACCGGCCGCGATATCTGGAAGGCCTCACAGCGCGTATTTGATGCTGCTGTAGAGAAGGCTTACGGCGGCAAGCGTCAGGTGAAGTGGTACGAGGTTCTGGCCGGTGAGAAGAGCTATCGCCAGACCAGCAACTGGCTGCCCGATGACACCGTGAAGGCAACCGTTGATTACCGCGTGTCCATCAAGGGACCGCTGACGACTCCGGTAGGCGGCGGTATCCGCTCCCTGAACGTTGCGCTGCGTCAGTTGATGGATCTGTATAGCTGCGTTCGTCCGGTGAAGTACTACACCGGCGTACCCAGCCCGGTGAAGCACCCTGAGAAGTGCAACATCGTGATCTTCCGTGAGAACACCGAGGACATCTACGCCGGCATCGAGTTCCGTGAGGGAACACCCGAAGCTCAGAAGTTCGTCAGTTTCGTAAACGACGAGATGCTGAAGGGCGGTAAGAAGAAGATTCGCCTGGATTCAGGCGTCGGTGTGAAGCCCATCTCGATCACAGGTTCCAAGCGCCTGGTACGTTCGGCCATCAACTACGCCATCAAGAATGGTCTGAAGACGGTCACACTGGTGCACAAGGGCAACATCCAGAAGTTCACTGAGGGCGCTTTCCGTGAGTGGGGCTATGAGGTCGCCACGCAGGAGTTCCGTGACCTGACCGTCACCGAGCGTGAGAGCTGGATCCTGGGCAACCTGGATGCCAACCCAAACCTCACACCCGAGGAGAATGCTGCCCTGGTTGAGCCGGGCATCGAGTTTGCTCCGAAGGAGTTTGGCGACAGCGTTATTGCTGAGGTCAAGCAGGTGCTCGCCGAGATCGGCGCATCGCACGGCGGCGGCAAATGGAAGTCGAAAATCATGGTGAACGACCGTATCGCCGACTCGATCTTCCAGCAGATCATCATCCGTCCCAGCGACTATCAAGTCCTCGCGACGACGAACCTGAACGGCGACTACATCTCCGACGCTGCTGCGGCGCAGGTCGGTGGTCTGGGCATCGCTCCGGGCGCCAACATTGGCGATGGCTACGCTGTCTTCGAGGCGACCCACGGCACAGCTCCGAAGTATGCGGACAAGGACGTCATCAATCCCGGCAGCGTGATGCTCTCCGGCGTGATGATGTTCGACTTCCTGGGTTGGACGGAAGCTGCTCGTCTGATCGAGAACTCCATGGAAGAGACCATCAAGCAGAAGTACGTGACCTACGACTTCGAGCGTCAGATGGAGGGTGCGACCAAGGTGAAGACCAGTGAGTTCGCTACCCGCATGATCGAGAACATGGACAAGGTCGCCAGCAAGTAA
- a CDS encoding glutamine synthetase family protein, with the protein MSGEYRDFLELSYAELEDLNLAAKEQRKKRVAADVIQEERLKYLTDEKRIKAVTVVFSDLEGRLHTLDYDKKFLVKSYDNLTFDGSSIRGFTAQRESDLRLGIDWSAFYWTPADIFGPGKVIVFGEVIDKNGGTYSADLRGVLKAFAKEQFQKNGYTLNAANEIEGFLFEGVDAERAFHQTGKFEYVNQGGYYHSLPGDPLREFIDTTAEVQRAMGFENEKDHPEVAPSQFEINYTYGEVVAAADQIQLYKLICRQVATQMGMTASFLPKPVTGVNGSGMHTNISITKGGKNLFWDPKGQEKVSAFAWKFVDRILTHGNDICLLLNASVNSYRRLDPHFEAPNQIKASATDRGSMVRIPIGNEKSARVEVRSVGPDANPYAVLLSCFKTGLEGDISKIKNLRQAERYLPDNIYTALDNFRNAEWTSTLLGEDVKARYADLKQASADRCPRLLGTIVKSSEVQFHHDVYNQLLWGQF; encoded by the coding sequence ATGTCCGGCGAATACCGTGATTTTCTGGAGCTCAGCTACGCAGAGCTCGAAGACCTGAACCTCGCAGCCAAAGAGCAGCGCAAGAAGCGCGTCGCGGCCGATGTCATTCAGGAAGAGCGTCTGAAGTATCTGACCGATGAAAAGCGCATCAAGGCTGTCACCGTGGTCTTCAGCGACCTGGAAGGCCGCCTGCACACGCTGGATTATGACAAGAAGTTCCTGGTCAAGAGCTACGACAACCTGACCTTCGACGGTTCGTCGATCCGCGGCTTTACCGCGCAGCGTGAGTCCGATCTCCGCCTTGGCATTGACTGGAGCGCCTTCTACTGGACCCCGGCCGACATCTTCGGGCCCGGCAAGGTCATCGTCTTCGGCGAAGTGATCGACAAGAACGGCGGCACCTACTCCGCTGACCTGCGCGGCGTGCTGAAGGCCTTCGCAAAGGAGCAGTTCCAGAAGAACGGCTACACCCTGAATGCCGCCAACGAGATTGAGGGCTTCCTCTTCGAGGGCGTGGACGCAGAGCGCGCCTTCCACCAGACCGGCAAGTTCGAATATGTCAACCAGGGCGGCTACTACCACTCTCTGCCTGGCGATCCGCTGCGCGAGTTCATCGACACCACCGCTGAGGTTCAGCGTGCGATGGGCTTCGAGAATGAAAAGGATCACCCCGAGGTTGCTCCTTCACAGTTCGAGATCAACTACACCTACGGTGAGGTCGTCGCCGCGGCCGATCAGATCCAGCTCTACAAGCTGATCTGCCGTCAGGTCGCCACCCAGATGGGTATGACGGCCAGCTTCCTGCCCAAGCCAGTGACCGGCGTCAACGGCAGCGGCATGCACACCAACATCTCCATCACCAAGGGCGGCAAGAACCTCTTCTGGGATCCGAAGGGACAGGAGAAGGTCTCGGCCTTTGCGTGGAAGTTCGTTGACCGCATCCTTACCCACGGCAACGACATCTGCCTGCTGCTGAATGCCAGCGTGAACTCCTATCGCCGTCTTGATCCGCATTTCGAAGCTCCGAACCAGATCAAGGCTTCAGCGACCGACCGCGGATCGATGGTACGTATCCCGATCGGCAACGAGAAGTCGGCCCGCGTCGAGGTTCGTTCGGTTGGACCGGACGCCAACCCCTATGCCGTGCTGCTCTCCTGCTTCAAGACCGGCCTCGAGGGCGACATCTCCAAGATCAAGAACCTTCGTCAGGCTGAGCGTTACCTGCCGGACAACATCTACACGGCGCTCGACAACTTCCGCAACGCGGAGTGGACCAGCACCCTGCTGGGTGAGGATGTGAAGGCCCGTTATGCGGACCTGAAACAGGCCTCGGCCGATCGTTGCCCACGTCTGCTGGGCACCATCGTGAAGAGCAGTGAAGTGCAGTTCCACCATGACGTGTACAACCAGCTTCTGTGGGGCCAGTTCTAA
- a CDS encoding carbon-nitrogen hydrolase has protein sequence MKSTRTALIQMSCVASTDANLEKAASLVVEAAREGAKLICLPELFRAQYFCQREDHALFSIAESIPGPSTERLSAIVREHKVTVVASLFERRAPGLYHNTAAILDPASTAEHNIQGIYRKMHIPDDPLYYEKFYFTPGDLGFKAMKTSAAHIGTLICWDQWYPEGARITALQGANILFYPTAIGWHPSEKEEFGTAQYEAWQTIQRAHAIANGVFVCSVNRVGHEQGDVNDIKGPEGAGLEFWGGSFIADPFGRILKQAAHDEEDILIADLDPQLVEVTRQHWPFLRDRRIDAYGNITSRFID, from the coding sequence ATGAAGTCGACCCGTACCGCACTGATCCAGATGTCCTGCGTCGCCTCCACCGATGCCAACCTCGAGAAGGCAGCCTCGCTCGTTGTTGAAGCCGCCAGAGAAGGCGCCAAGCTGATCTGCCTGCCGGAGCTTTTCCGCGCCCAGTACTTCTGTCAGCGTGAAGACCACGCCCTGTTTTCCATCGCCGAATCGATCCCCGGCCCATCGACGGAGCGCCTGTCGGCCATCGTCCGCGAACACAAGGTCACCGTCGTGGCCTCGCTCTTCGAGCGCCGCGCTCCCGGCTTGTATCACAACACTGCCGCCATCCTGGACCCGGCCTCCACGGCCGAACACAACATTCAGGGCATCTACCGCAAGATGCATATCCCGGATGATCCGCTCTACTACGAGAAGTTCTACTTCACCCCGGGAGACCTGGGCTTCAAGGCTATGAAGACCTCCGCCGCGCATATCGGCACGCTGATCTGCTGGGACCAGTGGTACCCGGAGGGCGCCCGCATCACCGCGCTACAGGGAGCGAACATCCTCTTCTACCCCACCGCCATCGGGTGGCACCCAAGCGAGAAGGAAGAGTTCGGTACGGCACAGTACGAAGCCTGGCAGACCATCCAGCGCGCGCATGCCATCGCCAACGGCGTCTTCGTCTGCTCGGTAAACCGCGTCGGCCACGAACAAGGCGACGTCAACGACATCAAGGGACCCGAAGGCGCAGGCCTGGAATTCTGGGGCGGCAGCTTTATCGCCGATCCCTTCGGCCGCATCCTGAAGCAGGCCGCACACGATGAGGAGGACATCCTGATCGCCGATCTCGATCCGCAACTGGTCGAGGTGACGCGCCAGCACTGGCCCTTCCTCCGCGACCGCCGCATCGACGCCTACGGCAACATCACCAGCCGGTTTATCGACTAA